Genomic segment of Caproiciproducens sp. NJN-50:
TGGAGAAATTGAATGCCGCTTTGGATGTCGCGCTGCCGGGCCTTTCGGACGGATTCAAACGGGTTTCCGATTCTCTGAAGGATGCCGATTCCAATTTTCAGGACTTTGCCGGCGGACTTTCCGCAAATCTCGGACCTGAGCAGTCTCAGATGGTGCAGGGCTTCGCAGATAAAATACAATCAGCAGTCGATACGGCGACCGGGGCCGCCGGCCTCTTCGGCTCCGCGATGGACCAGATCGGCGGTGCGCGCGATACTCTGTCTAAAGTGAGTCAGGGCATCGGTGAATTCAAATCGGCGGGAAGCGGGCTGGAGGGGGTATCCGCGGCATTGCAGGGCATGTTTTCCCTCGGGCCCCAACAGTTGATTTTCACGGCAATCGCTGCGTTAATCACGCTGGCGGCCGTCATTATTAAAAACTGGGGGCCGATCAGCGCCTTTTTCCAGAGCCTGTGGAATACGCTTCAGGCGGGGGCCAGGGCGCTCGGAACCTGGTTTACAACCGTCTTTCAGAACTATTTTCTGGATGCCTGGAATAAAATCAGGACATCCATCAGCGGGATTCCGGCTTTCCTGGCAAACCTGTGGAACAGACTGATTGTGGGAATCACCAGTCTGTGGACCACGATTTCCGGCATTGTCAAAAAAGCGGTACAGCCGCTGATTCAGGCGATTCTAACGCCATTTAACGGGCTGCAGGCGAATTTTACCGCTCTTTGGAACGGGGTGCGGAAAATTTTCACAGACGCATTCACCGTCCTGAAGAACGTTCTGACGGTTCCGATCCTGGCGATCTGTAATCTGATCAGCGGCAATTTCGGAAAAATCGGTCCGGATCTTCAGAAGATCTGGACCGGCGTCCAGAACGGCATCCGGCAGGTCTGGAGCGGAATTCAGCAGTACTTCACGGGCCTGTTTAAGACGATCGGAAGCATTTTTACAGCCGCATGGAACGGATTGTTTACGACGGTAACCACTGTATTGAATAAAATCAAAACCGGCGTTACGACCGTTTGGAACGGAATCGTCGGGTGGCTCCGCTCGCTTCCGGCGACGCTGATGCAAATCGGCTCCAACATGTTTACCTTCATGAAAAACGGAGTGGAAGGCACGGTCGGGACGGTCGAAACCGCCGTCAGAACGGGGATCGGCAAAGCAATCGACTGGATCAAGAGTCTGCCGGGCGAGGCGCTTCAATGGGGCAGGGACCTCATCAATGGAATCGCCAACGGAATCAAGGACGCCGCAAAAGCGGTGGAGAACGCCGTCAAGGGCGTTGCGCAGAACATCCGTGATTTTCTGCATTTCAGCGTGCCGGAGGAAGGCCCGCTGGTCGACTTCGAGAACTGGATGCCGGACATGATGAAAGGGCTCGCTTCCGGAATCATGGAAAACAAATCGCTGGTTGCCTCAGCTCTGCAGGATCTGACAGGCTCCATGTCTCTGAGCCTGAAAGCGGTCCCGGCAGGGGGGAGTTCAAGCGCGGCGCGCTCGTCCGGTTTTCTTCCGGGCTCCGGCGGCGCCGGACCCGTCATTGACTATCACCCGATATTTCAAAGCCCCAAGGCACTCAGCTGCGGCGAGGTTGCCAGACGGGAGCGCCAGAACGCTCAAAGGCTGTCGCTATTATTTCGGAGGCGCTGAATGGAACTGATCTGTGACAATGAAAAAGGAGAAAAACTCAGACTCGGCAGTACAGGCCCCTTCTGGCTTGTTTCCGTAAGCGGCCTTGGCTCCGATTTCAACGTGTATACGTCTAAAAGCAGCGGCCAGGATGGGGAAAACTACAACGGCTCCGACGCTCAAAAGCGCAACATTGTGCTGACGCTGGAGCTGAGCCTGCAGGGCTACGAAGAGCAGATGGAAAAGCTCTATTGTTTTTTTCAGAAGGACCTGCCCGGCACACTGACTTATGACGGCGGCAAACCCAGGAAGATCCGCTACTATGTCGAAAAGGTGGAGCCGGAGCCGGAGACCTTTATGCCCACGGGCAGTTCCCCGTATGAAACGAGGAATGTCACGGTTTCCCTGATCTGCCCCGACCCTCGCTTTTACGCTCTTGACGACCAGCTCACGCAGCTTGCAGTCTGGCAGGGCAAGATGAAATTCCCGCTCCGTTTGCCGCTGCAGCTCAACGCTTCCGGCCAATCTGTCACGCTTACCCTGGACGACAGCGTGAAGGATTATGACAAGATCGGGATCACCGGTCACACAGTTCAGGACGGAAGCGGTGACCCGTCGCCGGATCATGTGAGGGCGATTCACGGCGCAACCACCCTGACCGTCTCGGACGGCGGAAGCAATTCGCGCATCATTCCCCTGCCCAAGGAGCTTTACAGCCTGCCGGACGGGACGGCGGACAGCTATGACATGGTGAGCGGAAGCGGAATGCAGAAGGTCGGTGCTGTTGTTCTGAATGGGAGTGAACCTTGGATAAAGGCAGATGTAAGTACCGGTACGATCGGAGTGTTTACGCTAAATGTATCTGATGCGATATTGTCTTCCAGCAAAGACAGCATACTCTGTGATCATTTTACTTCCGTTGATTTAGCTGGAACGAATACAAATCTTGTTATAAATGGAATATCACTGAACAATACGGCTCATCAAATCCGCATCGCCACCGACATGACGTCGGATTTAGCGGCGTTTCAATCCTGGCTCGCCGCAAACCCTGTCACCGCTCTTTATGCCATTGCCGTATCACAGCGGGTCAGCGGGAAGGAATCCGTACCGGTTTACCGCCCGACGGCCGTTTTGTCGCTTGATGCCGGGACGCTTTCCGTGCGTGCCATTGGCAGGTTCACCGTGACGGAGAAGGTCAACACCTTGATCGGCAACGTCCGCAACGACAGCGCCGTCCCGATGGGTCTGACGGTCACGCTTCGAGCTTCCGGAACCGTCGTCAACCCGTCTCTTTACGACATCGGCCGGCAGGAGCTCATGCAGGTCAACATTACGATGCACACGGGCGACGTCGTTATCATCACCACGGCAGACGGCGACAAGCGGGTTAAACTGATTTCCGGCGGCGTGACCACGAACATGAACAATAAAATGCTTTATCCCCCTAAATGGCTGCAGGCGCGCCGGGGAGACAATCTTTTCCGGTACAACGCGGACGAGGGGATCAACAATCTGAGCGTGTCCATCCTGAGCACACAGGCATACTGGGGGGCATGAGCATGGAGCTTTACATTTACAGTCCGGAAATCGAGCTGCAAGGCGTGGTCGACGGCTTTTCCTCCTTCCGCTGGCGACAGAGGTTCTTTGAACCGGGCGAATTCGAACTGCACTGTGCGGCCACGCCGAACAACCGCGCCTTGCTTGCCGGCGAGAATATCATTCATCGGCTGGATCGCTCGGAGGCCGGAATCATCGAGAGCGTCAAGATCGATGCGCCGGACGGCGGCACGGGCGACGAGATCGTCGCGGCGGGCCGGATGGGTTCCTCCATGCTGGACCGGCGGATCATCATGCCGGCGATCAACTATACGGGCGCGGCCGAAAGCGCCATGCGGAAGATCGTGTCCGACAACGCGATCAGCATACGGCCTCTGCCGCACCTGGCACTCGGGGCTGCTGCCGGCTTGACGCCGGCCTGCGCGTTTCAGGTGGAATGGAAAACCGTCCTCACGGTCTGTGAGGCGCTCGGCAAAGCCGCCCCGCTCGGTTTTCGGGTCCGGCTGGATGTCCCGAACAAACTGTGGGTGTTTGAGGCCTACGGCGGAACAGACCACAGCGTCACGCAGGCAGTCAACCCGATCGTGCTGTTTTCCGACGAATTCCAGAACATCAGCGGAGCGGCTTACACGCTGGATCATACCGGCTATTCCAATTATGCGATTGTCGGCGGAGAGGGCGGCGGTGCCGACCGGGTGATCGCCGAGGTCGACCGGACCGGCGGAGAGCCGCGCCGGGAGCTTTGGGTGGATGCGAATGACCTGAAAAGCTCCGCGGACACGGAGGATTGTTTCACGGGGGACGGATCTGCGGCGGCCTTTGCGCTCTCGCATACGCCGTCAAACGTCGGTTCCGTGACGGTCGGCGGCACGTCGGCATGGAACCGCATGGACAAAATATAAAAATTAGGAGGTCTTACAATGGCTTATCAATCATGGCGGGTTTGGGACGGCGCGTCTGCTTTAGCCGGGGTTCCACAGGCCACGCCGGAAGCTCTGACAAAGGCGTACAGCCTTGACAGCACGAAGCAGCTTATCATCTACAAGGACGCGGACGGGAATGAGGGCAATGTCAGGGTATACGCCTCGACGGTATCCACGGAAACCATTCAGGCGGATTTTGATGCGGAAGTGGCGCAACAGGAAGCCGCAGAAGAAACGGCAAATCAGCTGAAAATTGAAGATCGTGTGGCTGCTTTGGAAACGGCACAGATCGCGGCATTGGGGGTGTAAATCATGAGTGGATACGCTCTGTTTTTCGATGTGCAATACAAGCTTTATCAGTCCGACAACACGAAAGGTGTTTCGAAAGATCAGCTGAAAACAGCGGTAACGAAAAGCTATATTACTAACGACCAATACAAGACGATCACCGGCGAAGATTACAGCGCGGATCATTCAGACATGAAAACCACGGCAGGCGCATAACAGGGGACCGCTCCAAACGGGGCGGCCCTCTATTATGCGCCTGAGTCCGCGTGAATAAAGACCATAGGCATAGAAAAACGGCGGCTGATGTTTGGAATATTTCTTTTGAAATATCCGGACCTCAGCCGCCGTTCGGTTGCAATTTGTCGAATTAAAATAGTATACTTTACAAACAAGGAAAGAAATGGCACTGGCACGCCGCGGAAGTCCCGGCGCGAGGCGGAATTGCCGTGGATCAAAATCACTTTTGGGGGTTGGCGCATAAAAACGGTAATCCTGACCGGCCGCCTGGGGACGCGCATCAGCGAGGAATCCTATCTGAAGCCGAAGCCGATTCTCTGGCATATCATGAAGCTGTATTCTTTTTACGGCTTCAACGACTTTGTGATCTGCCTGGGGTACAGGGGGTACATCATCAAGGAGTATTTCGCGGATTATTACCTGCATATGTCGGATGTGACGTTCGATTTCGCAAACGGCGTGTTCGACGTGGCTGTGGACGTGCGCGAGGGCAGCCCCACGTTCGGACGGTATGCCGCCGCGGAGCTGACACCCGAAAACGGGAGGATGCTGCTGGTGCCTCAGGGCTTCGCGCACGGGTATATGACCCTGTGCGGCGACACGGACGTTCTCTATTTTGTCAGCGAGTTCTATGCGCCGGGCAGCGAAAGGGGCTATCGGTTCGACGATCCGGCGTTTTCCATCGCCTGGCCCGCGCGGGGAGGGCCTGGTGCTCTCCGCGAAGGACGCGTCGTGGCCGTACCTGCCGTAGATGCGGGTACGGTCTGAGGTGAATTGTCAAGTGAAGTGCAACAGATAAGAAGAAATGACTTCAGCAGGAGTTTTCCAATTCAAACATTTACGCGGGCGGTCGTTGAGACGCTCCATGACAAATGCCACGGCTTCTGGGGTAAGTTCTGTAAAACGGGTTCCTCTGGGGAAAAACTGACGAATCAATCCGTTCGTATTTTCCACAGTTGGCTTCTGCCACGGAGAGGCTGGGCGAGTGTAATAATACAACGCTTCAAAGCGGCTCTCAAATTCACGGTGGCAGTTGAATTCGATCCCTCGATCCGACGTTACCGTGCGGAGCGGAACCTTTCCGCCTTCAAAGAAGAACTCAAAGCCCCGCATGACTTCTTCCCGTCTGATGTTGCGCAGGACGGCCAGGCAGCAGTATCGACTTTTTCGGTCGGTCACATTCAGCAAATAAGCGCGTTTTGCTTGTCCGAACACGATCGTGTCAGCTTCCCAGTCTCCAAGTCTCTTTCTGCGTAGAGCTTCTTTGCTTCTCTCCCGGATTTCCCGCGCCCCGGCCTTGTACCCACGAGTTTCTCCATGCTGACGGCCATAGTGACGCAGTTTCATCGTAAGTTGTACGGAACGTGGCAGCAAGTCCGCGCGTAGCCACCGATATATGCTACTGTGCGAGATTTTCATGTCCCGGTCATCCGGATAGTCTAACCGGATTCTTCCGGCAATTTGTTCGGGCGACCATGACAATTCAAGCTTTTCGGATATGTAAGCTGTCAGACGTGGGTTTTGATACAGCCTCTTCCGGCGGCATTCCATTCGCCGTTCAAGGTACCGGGCGCGTGCCGGAACGCTAAGATATTTTTGTCCCGAACGGTTCCTCTTGATCTCCCGGCTGATTGTGCCCGGATCCCTTTGCAACCTGCGTGCAAGCTGCCTCATACTGATCCCGTTATTCCACAATTGGGCTATCAATGCGCGCTCTTTTGGTGTAAGATGGTGGTAGTTCATAAAAAGCCTCTCCTTCAGTGGTGTCTTTTCAACTCCTACTGTATCATGGATTTGGCTTTTTGTGGACTCTTTCTACCCTCCTGTTGCACTTGCTATTTTAATTCACCCTGAAATAAACCTACGGCAGAGCGCTGTTGGGATTGGCGCAGCCCGGCGACGGCTTATATCATGTACCGCGAGAGTTCGTCCCATGCCGGCGTATCTATTCCCGCTCTCCGCTTCAGGCTGCGGAAATCGTCGTAGAGACGCCGCATCTCCGATTTTGCAGCCATGGCATGGTCGCTTGCTGCCAGCCTTCCGACCGGCGTCGCGGCCATCAGCCTCAGCATCAGGCGGCATTTAAGACGATGATTGGTCACGAAATCCTCGTCCTCCTTCGGTTCAACGGGATATCCGCACGCTTCCACGACGCGGTAGCCCTCCTGCACCGCGTCGATCGTCCGGTCCAGGAAATACCGGTTTCCCGCGATTTTCCGAAGATCGCCGCCGGCAGCGTAGCAGGCGAAGCAGATCGGCAGGACAAAGGCGGCGTGGCATTTGAGCCAGGCGTCCATGTTCTCGCTGATCCGGAGCCGATAGGACGTCTTAGCAAAAGCCTGTTCCAGTGTCGGGCGCCATGAATCATCCCCGCCGAGCGAGCCGGCCGTCATGCTGCTTTCGAGCTTAGGGGCAGCGAAATGGATGCTGACCACCCTTCCGTTTTCGCGTCTGCCGCCTGTGCTCTGAAAAGCAAAGATCACCCGCTTGGGCATCCCGCTGCGTTCCTCGATGGTCCGCCGGGTCTCCTCCGCCGTCGCGTTGTTGCCGACGAGAACGAACAATCCACAGCTTTCATTTTCGCACAGCTGCGGCAGAATGCCGTCCAGTTGCTGACGCTGCATCACCACGAACACGATGTCGTAGTCGTCGCCTTTCCCAAGATGGTCCGTCAGCCCTACCTGATCGACGGTGGTATGAAACTGCAGATAGTGCCGGATCACCAGTCCGTTCTTTCCAAGTTCCTCCAGCCGGCTTCCCCTTGCCAGCAGGGTCACATCGTTGCCGCCGCGGTGCAGGACGTGGGCAAGGTAGCTCCCCAGCACGCCGGCTCCGTACACAAGAATTTTCATTTGCATCCTCTCCGCCTTTCACGTTGGAGTGTCCTTCCGTATGGAAATACGGTCATCCTGATCCTGTTTATCCGACGATTTCCTTTTGCATTATACCGCAAAACGGGTCATATATGCTTCAATGACGTCGCAGGCGTTTTCGCATCCGTCTTCCTGAGCAAGCCGCCGCGCAATCCGCGCCGCGTTTTGCCGCAGCCGCGCGTCTTCGAGAAGCTCCAGCGCCCGCGTGAACCGTTTGGCGGTCAGTCCCTTTCGCGCGAGGGGCCTCGGGCCCGCTCCGGCCCGGTATACGCGGTTGCCCCAGAACTGCTGGTCCCCCCCGAAATAGACAACCAGCGTGGGTTTGCCCGCCCGAAGGCCCGCGGCGGTAGTCCCGGCTCCGCCGTGATGCACCACCGCCTTCACACGCGGAAACAGCCAGCCGTGCGGCACGGCGTCCACGCCGTACACATTCGGCGGAAGCCCCGCCGCGTCAAATTTTCGCCAGCCCGAGGAAAGGACGGCCCGCTGCCCGGTGCTTTTCAGGCTTTCCAGCACGATATCCTGCAACTCCGCGAAGGACCCGCCGACCATGCTCCCGAAGCCGATGTAAATCGGCGGGTCCCCGTTTTCCAGGAAGCGGAGCAGCCCTTTTTCCACTGGCGCGGCCGCCCGTTCCTCTAAAAACCAGAAACCGGTGAGATGCAGATGCTCTCCCCATTCCTTCGGCCTGGGCGCAAGGACTTCGCTGTAGGCGCAAAGCGTCTCGACGGGCCTGCCGGACAGCGTGCGGTAGGAACGGCCCGCCCATTTGGAGAGCCCCAGCCCGGCCCGCCAGCCGTTCAGTTCCTGATTGGTAAAGATGGAAAAACCAACGCCTGATAAGTCATAGGTCAGTCTGTTATACCATCTTCCGAGCGGCAGCGCGGGCATACCGGGCATGGGATTGTCGCCCGTCCGGTCCGCGGGCCAGAAATTCACCCGCATGCAGGGAATTTTCAGGCTTTCGGCGGCGTGATAGGCAAGGCTCCCCAAAAAAGTGTAGAGGATGAGGTCTGCGCCTCTGCACGCGTCGTAGACATCGTCGAGAATTTCCCGCTTATTCCGATTCAGCAGCGCGGTGAGGCCATTCATGTAGGCTATGCCCGATACGCCGTCGCCGATCAGCAGCTTCATCATCCGATCTTCATCCCCGCGGATAGGGAAAAAAGAAAAGCCGAGTTTTTCCACGTCCTCCCGAAACCGCGGAAAAGCCGCGACCCCGAGATGGTGTCCCCGCCTGCAAAGCGCTTGCCCCAACGCAAGGAATGGCTGTATATCTCCCCGCGATCCGATGGTTATCATCGCAATGTCCATCTGTTCCCACCCTCCTGTCAAAAACGTCAGAGCGTGTGGCTGCCGCAATATAATCGCCAGCCCGGCCTCCCGGCACGTGTTCAAGATTTTCAAAAAACCGCCCGCCCGGACGCGGGCGCGGCACCCCTGTCTACGCCCCATGCGAAAACAGCCGCCGGACTGGCAGAACACCAATCCAGCGGTTGTTTTCATATCGTTTTATACCCGTTCTGTTTCGTGACCGGCCCGCTTACGGCTTTACGCGGGATCCGCAGCGCCCGTGTGGCGTTTAAAATCGCGATTACCGCAACTCCCACGTCGCCGAAAACGGCCGCCCACATGGTCGCGATCCCAAGCGCGCCGAGCACCAGGATCACGGCCTTGACCCCGAGCGCGAAAATGATGTTCTCCCAGACGATGCGGTGTGTTTTCCGCGCGATTTGAATCGCCTCAGGCAATTTTGAGGGTTCGTCGGTCATCAGGACGACGTCCGCCGCCTCAATGGCGGCGTCGGAACCCATTCCTCCCATGGCGATGCCGATGTCCGCCATGGCGAGGACGGGAGCGTCGTTGATGCCGTCGCCGACGAAAGCAAGCTTTTTGCCGGACGCTTTTCCCCGTTTGATTTCTTCGAGCTTTTCTACCTTCTGCTGGGGCAGAAGATCCGCATATGCCTCGTCCAGCCCGACCTCTTCAGCGACCTGTTCTCCGACCGATTTGCTGTCGCCCGTCAGCATAACCAGGCGCTTTACGCCGGCAGCCCGGAGCTGCTCCGCCGCGCGGCGGCTGTCTTCCTTGATTTCGTCCGCAATCAGGATATACCCGGCATAAACGCCGTCGATCGCAATGTGGGCCACTGTTCCGGGTTCGCGGGGCTCGCTGCACGAAATCCCCTCGGCATCCATCAGCTTTCTGTTTCCCGCCAGAACCGTTTTGCCGTCAATCGTTACGCGAATGCCCTGGCCGGGAATCTCCGCAGCTTCCGCGATTCTCTTCCGGTCGATTTCCCTGCCGTAAGCCTGCCGGATGGAAAGCGCGATGGGATGGTTGGAATCCGCTTCGGCGTGAGCCGCCACATCAAGCAGGGTCTCCCGGCTGACGGCGCCGGCGCTCTCTATCTTAGAGACCTGAAAAACGCCCTTCGTCAGAGTGCCGGTCTTATCGAATACAAACGTGTCGACGTTGTATAGAGCCTCGAGATAATTGCTGCCCTTGATCAGGATGCCGTTTTTGGAAGCGCCGCCGATCCCGCCGAAAAAGCTCAGAGGGATCGAAATCACCAGCGCGCAGGGGCAGGAGACTACGAGGAAAACCAGAGCGCGGCCGATCCAGCCGGTAAAAGGACCGTGCAGGACAAGGGGAGGAATGATCGCCAGCGCAAGAGCCGCAAAGACTACCGCGGGGGTGTAGACCCTTGCGAACTTCGTAATGAAGTTTTCCGTCACGGCTTTTTTGCTGCTCGCGTTCTGTACCAGGTCGAGGATCTTTGCAATCGTGGAATCGGAATATTCCCTGGACACCTCGATGGTCAGAGCCCCGCTTTGATTAATGGAGCCGGACAGCACCGTGCTGCCGGGTTCCACGTCCCTCGGCAGGGATTCCCCAGTGAGCGCGGAGGTATCCAATGAGGAACATCCGTCGGCGACCGTGCCGTCGATCGGCACCTTTTCTCCCGGCCTGACAAGTATGCGATCACCGACGCCCACTTCCTCCGGAGCTACCCTGCGTACCTGCCCGCCGTCGATCAGATTGGCGTAATCGGGACGGATATCCATCAGGGAGGCAATGGACTTTCTGGACCGGCTGACCGCGAGACGCTGGAACAATTCCCCGACCTGATAGAACAGCATGACGGCGACGCCCTCGGCGAATTCCCCGATCGCGAAAGCTCCGATCGTCGCCACGCTCATGAGAAAATTCTCGTCGAAAATCTGGCCCTTGGAAATATTCCTTACCGAGCGCAGCAACACCTCTCCGCCCACAAGAAGGTAGCTTGTAAGAAAAAGAGAAAAGTTCAGCCAAAACGGTTCTTTCACCAGAATGGCGATCCCGTAAAAGACTGCCCCCGCAACCAGCAGGGCGCGATAGACCCGTTCTTTTTTTCCGTCGGAAGCAATCTCGTCGGGCTTCGCTTCACTGTAGGCGATCTCCGCGTCGGGTTCCACGCGCCTTGCGATTTCCGCAGCCTGCCGGATGATGCCCGGCAGTTCTCTCCGATCATCCGCTTCAATGGTGAGCCGCCCCGTTACGAAATCCATGGAAGCGGCATGGACTCCGTCCATCCGCCTTACTCCGTCCTCAATTTTCTGCGCACAGTCCGCGCAGCACAGTCCGCTCAGAAAGATTACCTTTTGCCCGGGGACCCGCGGCGCTTTTTCACGGACGACAGTGTCCGAGTCATGTCTTTTGATGATCGAGCCCGCCTGTTCCAGCACGCCTTCCACGAATTCCTCCTGTGCGATCTCGATGGACAAAGTCTCGTTTACGAAATCGACCGACGCGGCGCTCACGCCCGGAAGTTTACCGATGTCGCGTTCAATTTTGGAGGCGCAATTGGCACAGCACAGCCCTTGCAGGATAAATTCTTTTTTGATTGCCGCATCCATTTCATCACGCTTCCTTTCAGATTCAGGCGACGCCATTTTTTATCACAACATCCGGATCGTTCGTCTCCACGATCTTTTTGATCTCCTCGAACAGGCTGTCGGCTGTGGCATCCGGTTTAAAATCAATTGAAAGAATTGTGGTCTCGGGATCGACGGCCGCCTTTTGCACTCCGCCAAGCTGATTGATGCCTTTTTCGATTTTTGCCGCGCATTTCTCGCAGCAAAGGCCTTCCAGAAGATACTGTTTTGACATAAACACACGCATCCTTTCCCGTTTCGATCTACTTTTCGGTTACGTGGGATAATCCTTCCCGGAAAATGTGCATGACATGGTCGTCGTCGAGCGAATAATAGACGACCTTGCCGTCGCGGCGGTATTTGACAAGCCTCGCCTGCTTCAAAACCCTGAGCTGATGCGAAATGGCGGACTTGGTCATACCCAGAAGCGCCGATATGTCGCATACGCACATTTCAGCCGACGACAGGGCGCACAACACTCTTACGCGGGTGGAATCCCCGAATATCTTAAACAGATCCGCCAGATCATAGAGGTTTTCCTCGTCCGGCATTTCCGCGCGTACCCGGTTTACCACGTCCTCATGGATGATGGTGCAGTCGCAGCGGTCATCTTCCGCCCTATACTCGCTCATGGTTACCCTCCTGATAAAGGATTGATGGAACAGTTGATTTACTGTTCAACTATATTATATGACGCATACCGAAAATGTCAACAAAAACAGGCATAAAAATTATAAAATTAGAATTGCGGAGGATCCTTAGGAGTTCCCGAACCGTAAAGGTAAGTGCCGGAGCAAATGCTGACCCTTGACCGCTCGGATTTTTAAAAGGGAGAGATCCATTGGATCACGGCATCTTCCGCTTTTTTCAGAAGGGGCCCCTGAGAGATCGAAAGCCATTTTTATCCGGAGGGAATGAAATGGCGCCGCCGATCGCAGCCCTGATTTTAAGCTGGGGACTGCCGGGCGTGATCGGCGGTCTCGGATTTGTAAAATTTGCGACGGGTATCATCACGGGATTATATCAGGCCATATTGCTTCATTTTTCTCCATAAGGTTGAACGGCTGATATGGAGTTCGGACGCGACCTTGTTTCTGTTTCCCCTGTTTTTCTCTAAAAGCTGGGAGATGATGCACGCTTCCGCATTCTGGTAATGGGTCGGCTGAACAGGAGGGCAGTGGTAAACAACAGTCGGGAATGTTTGTTTCAGCTGGCTTTTTACATAGTCTTCGCCGATAATTTTGTAGGTTGAATATAAAACAAGCCTTTCGCAGAAAGCTGAAAGCTGAGGAAGATTCCCCGGCCAGGGAAAATCCTGCAGCACTTTCTCCGCTCCATGAGAAAGCGTGTTGAGCCTGGAATACTGGGAGGCAAACTGATGGATATAGAGAGACGCATAAACAAGAATATCTTCTTTGCGCAGCCTTAAAGCGGGGATATGAAGGGCAAAGCTGCACAGCAGATAGTAAAGGTCAGGGCTGAAGCGGCCGGCCTCCGTTTCGACCTGCAAATCGTTTTGGGAAGTCATAATAATCCTCAGGTCGTATGTGAAACTCTTTTTTAATCCTTCGTGCAAAATATTTTTCGTCCTTATGAAATGATAGAGAAACTCCTGATTTTCCAGGGACATGCGTTCAATGTTCTGGAGAAGCAGGGTCCCTTTGTCGGCCTGGACGAAAGGGCTGGAAGAAATATCGTTATGGTTGGAGCCCTGCAGAAAACCGAGAAGCAATTGCCTTTGGCTTTCATCCTTGTAACAACTGCAATCAATGCTGACGAATGGCCCCTGCTTGCGTTCGCTTTCCAGGTGGATGCATTCCGCGAGGGCCTCTTTTTCTGTGCCGATTTCTCCATACAGAAGCAGTGGGGACTCGGACGCCGCCAAAAGGCGGCATCTGTGAATCAGTTCCTTCATGGCTTTCGAGACGGCGGGAAGGTCGGAAAAGGTGGTTTTAGCCACCAGCCTGCTCTGATGCATGTCTCTTGCAACCAAGGAGCCGGTATTGACGACGGTTTTAACTGCCTGTATGGAAAGGATAGCGCCTTTTACCATATAGTCCACAACAATCGGAATTAAATTGCAGATTTGATCGGAATCGTTTATTTTTAAGAATACAGAGTGGAGAGAACGTCCATCGGATAAGACCTGTTTTAGCAGTTCCGAATTGATATTGGGAATTACGTTGCATACAAATTCCTTTAAAATTTGGTTGCGGGGAAGGTGAATGGTATTTTCCGCGATTCGGTTTAAATTTGTAATATAGCCGTCTGCATCCATTTTGATAATTCCATTAACGGAGTAGTCCAATAAAGTGGACAACTCCGCCTGGTCCCTTTTTTTCATTTCCAAAGCGGAAGAAACCTGTTCAGCGACACGCAGCGCCTCCAAAATGGAATCTTTGGATCCGGAAATATTGATGCTTGGCATATTTACGGACTCAGCGTAATGGCATACCGCCTGTCCGCCGATGACAATATCAAATCGATTGGTTTTGACGTAGTCGACAAATCTTGGTACTTCCTGCGGGTCGGTAATATAGAA
This window contains:
- a CDS encoding ketopantoate reductase family protein — translated: MKILVYGAGVLGSYLAHVLHRGGNDVTLLARGSRLEELGKNGLVIRHYLQFHTTVDQVGLTDHLGKGDDYDIVFVVMQRQQLDGILPQLCENESCGLFVLVGNNATAEETRRTIEERSGMPKRVIFAFQSTGGRRENGRVVSIHFAAPKLESSMTAGSLGGDDSWRPTLEQAFAKTSYRLRISENMDAWLKCHAAFVLPICFACYAAGGDLRKIAGNRYFLDRTIDAVQEGYRVVEACGYPVEPKEDEDFVTNHRLKCRLMLRLMAATPVGRLAASDHAMAAKSEMRRLYDDFRSLKRRAGIDTPAWDELSRYMI
- a CDS encoding glycosyltransferase — protein: MDIAMITIGSRGDIQPFLALGQALCRRGHHLGVAAFPRFREDVEKLGFSFFPIRGDEDRMMKLLIGDGVSGIAYMNGLTALLNRNKREILDDVYDACRGADLILYTFLGSLAYHAAESLKIPCMRVNFWPADRTGDNPMPGMPALPLGRWYNRLTYDLSGVGFSIFTNQELNGWRAGLGLSKWAGRSYRTLSGRPVETLCAYSEVLAPRPKEWGEHLHLTGFWFLEERAAAPVEKGLLRFLENGDPPIYIGFGSMVGGSFAELQDIVLESLKSTGQRAVLSSGWRKFDAAGLPPNVYGVDAVPHGWLFPRVKAVVHHGGAGTTAAGLRAGKPTLVVYFGGDQQFWGNRVYRAGAGPRPLARKGLTAKRFTRALELLEDARLRQNAARIARRLAQEDGCENACDVIEAYMTRFAV
- a CDS encoding heavy metal translocating P-type ATPase, whose translation is MDAAIKKEFILQGLCCANCASKIERDIGKLPGVSAASVDFVNETLSIEIAQEEFVEGVLEQAGSIIKRHDSDTVVREKAPRVPGQKVIFLSGLCCADCAQKIEDGVRRMDGVHAASMDFVTGRLTIEADDRRELPGIIRQAAEIARRVEPDAEIAYSEAKPDEIASDGKKERVYRALLVAGAVFYGIAILVKEPFWLNFSLFLTSYLLVGGEVLLRSVRNISKGQIFDENFLMSVATIGAFAIGEFAEGVAVMLFYQVGELFQRLAVSRSRKSIASLMDIRPDYANLIDGGQVRRVAPEEVGVGDRILVRPGEKVPIDGTVADGCSSLDTSALTGESLPRDVEPGSTVLSGSINQSGALTIEVSREYSDSTIAKILDLVQNASSKKAVTENFITKFARVYTPAVVFAALALAIIPPLVLHGPFTGWIGRALVFLVVSCPCALVISIPLSFFGGIGGASKNGILIKGSNYLEALYNVDTFVFDKTGTLTKGVFQVSKIESAGAVSRETLLDVAAHAEADSNHPIALSIRQAYGREIDRKRIAEAAEIPGQGIRVTIDGKTVLAGNRKLMDAEGISCSEPREPGTVAHIAIDGVYAGYILIADEIKEDSRRAAEQLRAAGVKRLVMLTGDSKSVGEQVAEEVGLDEAYADLLPQQKVEKLEEIKRGKASGKKLAFVGDGINDAPVLAMADIGIAMGGMGSDAAIEAADVVLMTDEPSKLPEAIQIARKTHRIVWENIIFALGVKAVILVLGALGIATMWAAVFGDVGVAVIAILNATRALRIPRKAVSGPVTKQNGYKTI
- a CDS encoding heavy-metal-associated domain-containing protein produces the protein MSKQYLLEGLCCEKCAAKIEKGINQLGGVQKAAVDPETTILSIDFKPDATADSLFEEIKKIVETNDPDVVIKNGVA
- a CDS encoding IS30 family transposase, with the protein product MNYHHLTPKERALIAQLWNNGISMRQLARRLQRDPGTISREIKRNRSGQKYLSVPARARYLERRMECRRKRLYQNPRLTAYISEKLELSWSPEQIAGRIRLDYPDDRDMKISHSSIYRWLRADLLPRSVQLTMKLRHYGRQHGETRGYKAGAREIRERSKEALRRKRLGDWEADTIVFGQAKRAYLLNVTDRKSRYCCLAVLRNIRREEVMRGFEFFFEGGKVPLRTVTSDRGIEFNCHREFESRFEALYYYTRPASPWQKPTVENTNGLIRQFFPRGTRFTELTPEAVAFVMERLNDRPRKCLNWKTPAEVISSYLLHFT